Proteins co-encoded in one Kribbella qitaiheensis genomic window:
- a CDS encoding ribonuclease J — MSHPHPDLGLPPRLPDNALRIVALGGLGEIGRNMTVFEHKGRLLVVDCGVLFPEEHQPGVDVILPDFSSIRDRLDKIDGIVLTHGHEDHIGGVPYLLKERGDIPLIGSRLTLAFITAKLKEHRIRPETIEVKEGDRRKLGSFECDFFAVNHSIPDGLAVAIRTKAGVVLHTGDFKMDQFPLDRRLTDLRGFAKLGEQGVDLFMTDSTNAEVPGFTTAEKDLGPAIDTVFRTAPGRIIVSSFASHVHRIQQVLDAAKLGGRKVAFVGRSMVRNMGIAGDLGYLKIPKGLIVDLKELEKLPDRKVTLVCTGSQGEPMAALSRMANRDHMIRIGEGDTVLMASSLIPGNENAIYAVINGLIRWGANVVHKGNAKVHVSGHASAGELVYCYNLVKPRNVMPIHGEYRHLKANAALAVATGVPADRVIIAEDGVVVDLDKGRARITGKVDAGYVYVDAMTVGGVTEANLKDRRALAEEGVVTVVLLVDAHTGKLAEPPDFLARGFVHDDTTFKAVEPIIADTLAKAASEGIGEVHQLEELVGRAVGNWTYRHWRRRPVIIPVVIDA, encoded by the coding sequence ATGAGTCACCCGCATCCCGACCTGGGACTACCGCCCCGCCTGCCGGACAACGCCCTGCGCATCGTCGCGCTGGGTGGGCTCGGTGAGATCGGCCGCAACATGACCGTGTTCGAGCACAAGGGCCGGCTGCTGGTGGTGGACTGCGGTGTGTTGTTCCCGGAGGAGCACCAGCCGGGCGTCGACGTGATCCTGCCGGACTTCAGCTCGATCCGGGACCGCCTCGACAAGATCGACGGCATCGTGCTGACCCACGGCCACGAGGACCACATCGGCGGCGTGCCGTACCTGCTGAAGGAACGCGGCGACATCCCGCTGATCGGTTCGAGGCTGACGCTGGCGTTCATCACCGCCAAGCTGAAGGAACACCGGATCAGGCCCGAGACGATCGAGGTCAAGGAGGGTGACCGGCGCAAGCTCGGCTCCTTCGAGTGCGACTTCTTCGCCGTCAACCACTCGATCCCGGACGGCCTCGCGGTGGCGATCCGGACGAAGGCCGGCGTCGTCCTGCACACCGGTGACTTCAAGATGGACCAGTTCCCGCTCGACCGCCGGCTGACCGACCTGCGCGGTTTCGCCAAGCTCGGCGAGCAGGGCGTCGACCTGTTCATGACCGACTCCACCAACGCCGAGGTGCCCGGCTTCACCACCGCCGAGAAGGACCTCGGTCCGGCCATCGACACGGTCTTCCGGACCGCGCCGGGCCGCATCATCGTGTCCAGCTTCGCCAGCCACGTGCACCGGATCCAGCAGGTCCTCGACGCCGCCAAGCTCGGTGGCCGCAAGGTCGCCTTCGTCGGCCGCTCGATGGTCCGCAACATGGGTATCGCCGGCGATCTGGGCTACCTGAAGATCCCGAAGGGCCTGATCGTCGACCTGAAGGAGCTGGAGAAGCTCCCCGATCGCAAGGTCACGCTGGTCTGCACGGGTTCGCAGGGCGAGCCGATGGCCGCGCTGTCCCGGATGGCCAACCGCGATCACATGATCCGGATCGGCGAGGGCGACACCGTGCTGATGGCCAGCTCGCTGATCCCCGGCAACGAGAACGCGATCTACGCGGTCATCAACGGCCTGATCCGCTGGGGCGCGAACGTCGTCCACAAGGGCAACGCGAAGGTGCACGTCTCCGGCCACGCCAGCGCGGGCGAGCTCGTCTACTGCTACAACCTGGTCAAGCCGCGCAACGTGATGCCGATCCACGGTGAGTACAGGCACCTGAAGGCGAACGCGGCGCTCGCCGTGGCCACCGGCGTACCGGCCGATCGCGTGATCATCGCCGAGGACGGCGTGGTGGTGGACCTGGACAAGGGCCGCGCCAGGATCACCGGCAAGGTCGACGCGGGCTACGTGTACGTCGACGCGATGACCGTCGGCGGCGTCACCGAGGCGAACCTGAAGGACCGCCGCGCGCTGGCCGAGGAGGGCGTGGTCACCGTCGTCCTGCTGGTCGACGCACACACCGGCAAGCTCGCCGAGCCGCCGGACTTCCTGGCCCGCGGCTTCGTCCACGACGACACCACCTTCAAGGCGGTCGAGCCGATCATCGCCGACACCCTCGCCAAGGCAGCCAGCGAAGGCATCGGCGAGGTCCACCAACTCGAGGAACTGGTCGGCCGCGCAGTCGGCAACTGGACCTACCGCCACTGGCGCCGCCGCCCGGTCATCATCCCGGTCGTCATCGACGCCTGA
- a CDS encoding RecB family exonuclease: protein MSVAAAVDVHGHPRGALSPSRAADFMSCPLKYRFRVIDRLPEKPSSAAVRGTVVHGVLERLFDLPAGQRTLERAAEMLEPQWQHVLEAEPEVAELFAEDAGGEELAKWLAEAHQLLGKYFTLENPNALEPAERELYVETELESGLTLRGYVDRLDVAPTGEIRVVDYKTGRSPSEFFEAKALFQMKFYALVLWRLRGVVPAMLQLVYLGNGEIVRYVPDEADLRACERKVSALWLAITRALESGDWRPSPGPLCDWCDHKALCPAWGGTPPPLPVRSVEEVAEESAGVDLVGVDG from the coding sequence ATGAGTGTTGCAGCGGCAGTTGATGTGCACGGCCACCCACGGGGGGCACTGTCCCCGTCGCGGGCGGCGGACTTCATGAGCTGCCCACTCAAGTACAGGTTCCGCGTGATCGACCGCCTACCGGAGAAGCCGTCGTCGGCAGCGGTCCGAGGAACCGTCGTGCACGGCGTGCTGGAGCGCCTCTTCGATCTGCCGGCCGGCCAGCGGACGCTGGAGCGTGCCGCCGAAATGCTCGAGCCGCAATGGCAGCACGTGCTCGAAGCCGAGCCCGAGGTCGCTGAGCTGTTCGCAGAGGATGCCGGCGGCGAGGAGCTCGCGAAGTGGCTCGCCGAGGCCCACCAACTGCTCGGCAAGTACTTCACGCTGGAGAACCCGAACGCGCTCGAGCCCGCCGAGCGAGAGTTGTATGTCGAGACCGAGCTGGAGTCCGGCCTCACGCTGCGGGGGTACGTCGATCGTCTGGATGTGGCGCCGACCGGCGAGATCAGGGTGGTCGACTACAAGACCGGGCGGTCGCCGTCGGAGTTCTTCGAGGCCAAGGCGCTGTTCCAGATGAAGTTCTACGCGCTCGTGCTCTGGCGACTGCGCGGTGTCGTTCCGGCGATGCTGCAGCTGGTCTACCTGGGCAATGGCGAGATCGTCCGCTATGTCCCGGACGAGGCAGATCTGCGCGCCTGCGAGCGCAAGGTGTCCGCGTTGTGGCTGGCGATCACGCGAGCGCTCGAGTCGGGTGACTGGCGACCCAGCCCGGGCCCGCTGTGCGACTGGTGCGACCACAAGGCGCTCTGCCCGGCGTGGGGTGGCACTCCCCCGCCGCTGCCGGTTCGCTCGGTCGAGGAAGTCGCCGAGGAATCGGCCGGCGTCGACCTGGTCGGAGTCGACGGCTGA
- a CDS encoding intradiol ring-cleavage dioxygenase — protein MTHPHEHDLGLVHDLGILRRRNVLRPFAGAGIAALAGCAADSTDIAGTPSRATTPTAGTSAGTPSSSSSSTASTSAACAEEIPEETAGPFPGDGSNGPNVLTTSGIVRRDLTKSFGSASGVAKGVPLTVELVVQESAKCTALAGAAVYVWHCDAQGRYSMYDDEISGENYLRGVQATDAQGKVTFTTIFPAAYDGRWPHIHFEVYASLSEATAAGKISATSQLALPEETCKTVYATSGYDGSTQNLARTSLQRDMVFGDGDGDDGGVRQLAAVTGSVQEGYVARLTVGV, from the coding sequence ATGACCCATCCCCACGAACACGACCTGGGCCTGGTCCACGACCTCGGCATCCTCCGCCGCCGGAACGTCCTCCGCCCTTTCGCAGGCGCTGGAATTGCCGCCCTGGCGGGATGTGCCGCCGACTCGACGGACATCGCCGGTACGCCGAGCAGGGCGACCACTCCGACCGCCGGCACCAGCGCCGGTACTCCGTCCAGCAGCAGCTCGTCGACGGCTTCGACCTCGGCAGCCTGCGCCGAGGAGATCCCCGAGGAGACCGCTGGACCCTTCCCTGGCGATGGATCGAACGGCCCGAACGTGCTGACCACGTCCGGGATCGTGCGAAGGGACCTGACCAAGTCCTTCGGATCGGCCTCCGGCGTCGCGAAGGGGGTGCCGCTGACCGTGGAGCTCGTAGTACAGGAGAGTGCGAAGTGCACGGCACTAGCAGGTGCGGCCGTCTACGTGTGGCATTGCGACGCGCAGGGGCGGTACTCGATGTACGACGACGAGATCAGCGGCGAGAACTACCTCCGCGGAGTACAGGCGACCGATGCCCAGGGCAAGGTCACCTTCACCACGATCTTCCCCGCGGCGTACGACGGACGCTGGCCGCACATCCACTTCGAGGTGTACGCGTCGCTGTCCGAGGCGACCGCTGCAGGGAAGATCAGTGCGACCTCGCAGCTCGCGCTGCCGGAGGAGACCTGCAAGACCGTCTACGCGACCAGCGGGTACGACGGGAGCACACAGAACCTGGCCCGGACCTCGCTGCAGCGCGACATGGTGTTCGGTGACGGTGACGGTGACGACGGCGGCGTACGGCAGCTGGCTGCTGTCACTGGCAGCGTGCAGGAGGGTTACGTAGCTCGGCTCACCGTGGGCGTGTAG
- a CDS encoding site-2 protease family protein: MSEPRDPQNPVQPAGTPPGTWVLGRIKGVRLTMRVTWLPVAVLLALGFSTVIGEQFPELGGWRYVASFAFVVAFTVSILIHELAHALVAMRYKIPVTEINLGFFAAGTHIEGERKTPFEEFAISIVGPLASLLVGGVAYLGSRAVDEGVGYVALFELALANLIVGVTNLLPGLPLDGGWVLRAFVWKLTGNMHTGTIAAAWAGRLIAMAVLAAPVVLQQVFDRQPTIIDFVIALLVGFFLWMGSTASLMQARLRRKLPALQVRTIARRAIAVHAGTPVSEAVRLASEQRAGAVVVMDGEGKPHALVSESAVNAVAPNQRPWTTVGEVSTRIAAGHIIGVNDTGEEILATLREHPASEYLVLDPEGQVYGVLATADVEAAFRGR, from the coding sequence ATGTCGGAGCCGCGTGATCCCCAAAACCCCGTCCAGCCTGCCGGTACACCGCCCGGCACCTGGGTGCTCGGGCGTATCAAAGGGGTCCGGCTCACCATGCGGGTCACCTGGCTGCCCGTCGCCGTACTGCTCGCGCTCGGCTTCTCCACTGTCATCGGCGAGCAGTTCCCGGAACTGGGTGGCTGGAGGTACGTCGCGTCGTTCGCCTTCGTGGTCGCGTTCACCGTCTCGATCCTGATCCACGAACTGGCGCACGCGCTGGTCGCGATGCGGTACAAGATCCCGGTGACCGAGATCAACCTCGGCTTCTTCGCGGCCGGCACCCACATCGAGGGCGAACGCAAGACCCCGTTCGAGGAGTTCGCCATCTCGATCGTCGGGCCGCTCGCGTCGCTACTGGTGGGCGGCGTCGCCTATCTCGGATCGCGGGCTGTCGACGAAGGCGTGGGGTATGTCGCGCTGTTCGAGCTGGCCCTGGCGAACCTGATCGTCGGGGTCACGAACCTGCTGCCCGGGCTGCCGCTGGACGGCGGCTGGGTGTTGCGGGCGTTCGTGTGGAAGCTGACCGGCAACATGCACACCGGCACGATCGCCGCGGCCTGGGCCGGCCGGCTGATCGCGATGGCCGTACTGGCCGCGCCGGTCGTACTGCAACAGGTCTTCGACCGGCAGCCGACCATCATCGACTTCGTGATCGCCCTGCTGGTCGGCTTCTTCCTCTGGATGGGCTCGACCGCGTCGCTGATGCAGGCCCGGTTGCGGCGCAAGCTGCCCGCCTTGCAGGTACGCACGATTGCCCGCCGGGCGATCGCAGTACACGCCGGTACGCCGGTGTCGGAAGCGGTCCGACTCGCGTCGGAACAGCGCGCCGGTGCGGTCGTGGTGATGGACGGCGAAGGCAAACCGCACGCCCTGGTCTCCGAATCGGCTGTCAACGCGGTCGCCCCGAACCAGCGCCCGTGGACCACCGTCGGCGAGGTCTCCACCCGGATCGCCGCCGGCCACATCATCGGCGTCAACGACACCGGCGAAGAAATCCTCGCCACCCTGCGCGAACACCCAGCCTCGGAGTACCTGGTCCTGGACCCCGAAGGCCAGGTCTACGGCGTCCTGGCGACGGCCGACGTCGAAGCGGCCTTCCGCGGCAGGTGA
- a CDS encoding tRNA (adenine-N1)-methyltransferase — translation MSDLRDFPDASFSGVHHGPLQAGEWVTLSDSKGRRHSVFLERGKVFHTTKGGIEHDELIDGPDAVVVRSKGGVEYLALRPLMADYSVSMPRGAAVIYPKDTAQIVTMADIFPGAKVVEAGAGSGALTTALLRAVGINGQVISFERREDFAEVARKNVTGFFGAEHPAWRLQVGDLVESLDEEDVDRIVLDMLAPWECVDAAAAALVPGGVFCAYVATTTQLSRVVETLRAHGEFTEPRSWESLVRDWHVEGLAVRPGHRMQGHTAFLVTARRMAHGVQAPRKKRRPAPGAYGDDYSGPRKSDTPGDTPGATDSSATDT, via the coding sequence ATGTCTGATCTTCGTGATTTTCCTGATGCCTCGTTCTCCGGGGTGCACCATGGTCCGTTGCAGGCGGGCGAGTGGGTCACCTTGTCCGACTCCAAGGGCCGGCGGCACTCGGTCTTCCTGGAGCGGGGGAAGGTCTTTCACACCACCAAGGGTGGGATCGAGCACGACGAGCTGATCGACGGGCCGGACGCGGTGGTGGTCCGGTCCAAGGGCGGCGTGGAGTATCTGGCGCTCCGGCCGTTGATGGCCGACTACTCGGTCTCGATGCCGCGCGGTGCGGCCGTGATCTATCCCAAGGACACCGCGCAGATCGTCACGATGGCCGACATCTTCCCGGGCGCGAAGGTGGTCGAGGCAGGCGCCGGTTCCGGCGCGCTGACCACCGCGCTGCTGCGCGCGGTCGGGATCAACGGTCAGGTGATCTCGTTCGAACGGCGTGAGGACTTCGCCGAGGTGGCCAGGAAGAACGTCACCGGGTTCTTCGGTGCCGAGCACCCGGCCTGGCGGCTGCAGGTGGGTGACCTGGTCGAGTCGCTCGACGAGGAGGACGTCGACCGGATCGTCCTCGACATGCTCGCCCCCTGGGAGTGCGTGGACGCCGCTGCGGCTGCCCTGGTCCCGGGAGGGGTGTTCTGCGCTTACGTGGCCACCACGACCCAGCTGAGCCGGGTCGTGGAGACGCTACGGGCTCACGGCGAGTTCACCGAGCCGCGCTCGTGGGAGTCGCTCGTGCGCGACTGGCACGTCGAGGGACTGGCGGTCCGGCCGGGTCACCGGATGCAGGGTCACACCGCGTTCCTGGTCACCGCCCGGCGGATGGCGCACGGCGTGCAGGCGCCCCGGAAGAAGCGCCGGCCGGCGCCTGGCGCGTACGGCGACGACTATTCCGGGCCGCGTAAGTCCGATACGCCCGGAGACACGCCGGGAGCAACGGATTCATCCGCAACCGACACGTGA
- the arc gene encoding proteasome ATPase, translating into MIVAGDESPTAAELRNQVRYLEAEVAALRRRLLEHPADSRSLESRLSETQTSLASVTAQNERLAETLREAREKIIALKEEVDRLAQPPSGFGTFLGRNDDDTLDVFTGGRKLRVAASPSVDLDALKLGQELMLNEALNVVEACDFEVVGDVVMLKELLADGERALVIAQADEERVVRLASPLLDIALRAGDSLLLEPRSGYVYEKIPKSEVEELVLEEVPDIDYTQIGGLSGQIEQIRDAVEMPYLHKDLFLEHELKPPKGVLLYGPPGCGKTLIAKAVANSLAKKVAEKTGAEGRSFFLNIKGPELLNKYVGETERHIRLVFQRAREKASEGMPVIIFFDEMDSLFRTRGSGVSSDVENTIVPQLLSEIDGVEGLENVLVIGASNREDMIDPAILRPGRLDVKIKIERPDAESARDIFSKYLTPTLPLHADDLGEFGGDRRECVNGMIQRTVERMYTEADENRFLEVTYANGDKEVLYFKDFNSGAMIQNIVDRAKKMAIKAFLDDKQKGLRVQHLLQACVDEFKENEDLPNTTNPDDWARISGKKGERIVYIRTLISGKQGTEPGRSIDTATNTGQYL; encoded by the coding sequence ATGATCGTGGCTGGAGACGAGAGTCCTACCGCGGCAGAGCTGCGTAACCAGGTCAGGTACCTGGAGGCCGAGGTCGCAGCGTTGCGGCGGAGGTTGTTGGAGCACCCGGCGGACAGCCGGTCGCTCGAGAGCAGACTGTCCGAAACCCAGACGTCCTTGGCGAGCGTGACCGCACAGAACGAGCGGTTGGCGGAAACGCTGCGCGAGGCCCGAGAGAAGATCATCGCCCTGAAGGAGGAGGTCGACCGGCTGGCGCAACCGCCGTCCGGTTTCGGTACCTTCCTGGGTCGCAACGACGACGACACGCTGGACGTGTTCACCGGGGGACGCAAGCTCCGGGTCGCTGCGAGCCCATCAGTTGACCTGGACGCGCTCAAGCTCGGCCAGGAACTGATGCTGAACGAGGCGCTGAACGTGGTCGAGGCCTGCGACTTCGAGGTCGTCGGTGACGTGGTGATGCTGAAGGAGCTGCTGGCCGACGGCGAGCGGGCGCTGGTGATCGCGCAGGCCGACGAGGAACGGGTCGTCCGGCTCGCCTCGCCACTGCTCGACATCGCGCTGCGGGCCGGCGACTCGCTGCTGCTGGAGCCACGCTCCGGCTACGTCTACGAGAAGATCCCCAAGTCCGAGGTCGAGGAGCTGGTCCTCGAAGAGGTGCCGGACATCGACTACACCCAGATCGGTGGCCTGTCCGGCCAGATCGAGCAGATCCGGGACGCGGTCGAGATGCCGTACCTGCACAAGGACCTGTTCCTGGAGCACGAGCTCAAGCCGCCGAAGGGCGTCCTGCTGTACGGCCCGCCGGGTTGTGGCAAGACGCTGATCGCGAAGGCGGTGGCCAACTCGCTGGCCAAGAAGGTGGCCGAGAAGACCGGTGCGGAGGGAAGATCGTTCTTCCTCAACATCAAGGGTCCCGAGCTGCTGAACAAGTACGTCGGCGAGACCGAGCGGCACATCCGGCTGGTCTTCCAGCGGGCCCGTGAGAAGGCCTCCGAAGGCATGCCGGTGATCATCTTCTTCGACGAGATGGACTCGCTGTTCCGCACCCGCGGTTCCGGTGTCTCCTCCGACGTCGAGAACACGATCGTGCCGCAGCTGCTGAGCGAGATCGACGGTGTCGAGGGCCTGGAGAACGTCCTGGTCATCGGCGCCTCCAACCGCGAGGACATGATCGACCCGGCGATCCTGCGGCCGGGCCGTCTCGACGTGAAGATCAAGATCGAGCGGCCGGACGCCGAGTCCGCCCGCGACATCTTCTCGAAGTACCTGACCCCCACGCTGCCGCTGCACGCCGACGACCTCGGCGAGTTCGGTGGCGACCGGCGCGAATGTGTCAACGGGATGATCCAGCGCACGGTCGAGCGGATGTACACCGAGGCCGACGAGAACCGCTTCCTCGAGGTCACCTACGCCAACGGTGACAAGGAAGTCCTGTACTTCAAGGACTTCAACTCGGGCGCGATGATCCAGAACATCGTCGACCGGGCCAAGAAGATGGCGATCAAGGCCTTCCTGGACGACAAGCAGAAGGGTCTGCGGGTGCAGCACCTGCTGCAGGCGTGCGTCGACGAGTTCAAGGAGAACGAGGACCTGCCGAACACGACCAACCCGGACGACTGGGCCCGGATCTCCGGCAAGAAGGGCGAGCGGATCGTCTACATCCGTACGCTCATCTCCGGCAAGCAGGGCACCGAGCCGGGTCGCTCCATCGACACGGCCACCAACACCGGTCAGTACCTGTAA